One genomic window of Streptococcus mitis includes the following:
- a CDS encoding YbaB/EbfC family nucleoid-associated protein, whose protein sequence is MMNMQNMMRQAQKLQKQMEQSQAELAAMQFVGKSAQDLVQATLTGDKKVVSIDFNPAVVDPEDLETLSDMTVQAINSALEQIDETTKKKLGAFAGKLPF, encoded by the coding sequence ATGATGAACATGCAAAACATGATGCGCCAAGCACAAAAACTTCAAAAACAAATGGAACAAAGTCAAGCTGAACTTGCTGCTATGCAATTTGTTGGCAAATCTGCTCAAGACCTTGTTCAAGCGACCTTAACAGGTGACAAAAAAGTTGTCAGCATTGACTTCAATCCAGCTGTCGTTGACCCAGAAGACCTTGAAACTCTTTCTGATATGACCGTTCAGGCCATCAACTCTGCTCTTGAACAAATTGATGAAACTACAAAGAAAAAACTGGGTGCTTTCGCTGGGAAATTGCCATTCTAA
- a CDS encoding glycerophosphoryl diester phosphodiesterase membrane domain-containing protein — MKPEKPKNLGFKQIYFNLDKILFLFFLIFMMIEFVWLPLNSWIAGLLLRQTGYLFLSYNNIFAIIKGSPFVSLALFVLVIVNLLVAYYQIGLLFIGARHLLCHEKRTLLEYSRKVFRQSFLFMKQVTIFKMTFIFFYIMILFPLIRKILKIYYLNKIVIPEFIVAYVEDKYWLVGLVVTVLALLLFYISVRLMFALPQLLFEKKTVKEAVRYSLEKTRKYSWFYTWNLLWIVVKTYLFFILLLIPILASQALMDGLTHKESLVLGIINFVLIKNFHYIALTYFLIKFVSFLTGEELEITPRRKKDHWMRWGVMGCACIFFTLEGYVYLEAPVANKPLIISHRGVSNKNGVQNTVQSLEKTAQLSPDFVETDVQETKDGQFVMMHDANIKNLTGVNANPQDLTLKELTKLDISENGYHSKVSSFDDYLNKANELHQKLLIEIKTSRKDSPDMMKRFMEKYGTVLKQNGHQMQSLDYHVIDQVLAYDSQIPVYFILPYNSIFPRTKATGYTMEYSTLDENFVNKLWNTDQKLYVWTINSSESFDKSVHLGADGMITDDLEMIQDQVTIAQEDPEYTELLFKQAMEFFNF; from the coding sequence ATGAAACCTGAAAAACCTAAAAATCTAGGTTTTAAGCAGATATACTTTAATCTAGATAAAATACTCTTTCTCTTTTTCTTGATATTTATGATGATTGAGTTTGTCTGGTTACCACTTAATTCTTGGATTGCTGGACTGTTGCTCCGTCAGACAGGTTATCTCTTTCTTTCCTACAATAATATTTTCGCTATTATAAAGGGTTCTCCCTTTGTTAGTCTTGCTTTATTTGTTCTGGTAATCGTTAATTTACTGGTCGCCTATTACCAGATAGGACTTCTCTTTATTGGTGCTCGGCATTTATTATGCCATGAAAAAAGGACTTTGCTGGAGTACAGTCGTAAGGTCTTTCGCCAAAGTTTCTTGTTTATGAAGCAAGTCACGATTTTCAAAATGACCTTTATTTTCTTTTATATCATGATTCTTTTTCCATTGATTCGAAAGATTTTAAAGATTTATTATCTTAATAAAATTGTGATTCCGGAATTTATTGTAGCCTATGTAGAAGATAAATATTGGTTAGTCGGTTTGGTAGTCACTGTTCTGGCCTTACTACTGTTTTACATTTCAGTGCGTTTGATGTTTGCCCTACCTCAGCTTTTATTTGAGAAGAAAACAGTCAAAGAAGCAGTCAGATACAGTCTAGAAAAGACAAGAAAGTACTCCTGGTTTTATACTTGGAACTTGCTTTGGATTGTCGTCAAAACCTACCTATTTTTCATTCTTTTATTGATTCCAATCTTGGCAAGTCAGGCACTGATGGATGGTTTGACCCATAAGGAATCTCTTGTACTGGGAATTATCAACTTTGTCTTGATTAAAAATTTCCACTATATAGCCTTGACTTACTTTCTCATTAAGTTTGTTTCCTTCTTAACAGGAGAAGAACTAGAAATCACACCAAGGAGAAAGAAAGACCATTGGATGAGATGGGGAGTGATGGGCTGTGCTTGTATCTTTTTCACTCTTGAGGGTTATGTTTATTTAGAAGCTCCAGTCGCCAATAAACCTTTAATCATTTCTCACAGGGGAGTATCTAATAAGAATGGTGTGCAAAATACCGTTCAATCACTAGAAAAAACCGCTCAGTTATCTCCAGATTTCGTTGAGACAGATGTTCAGGAAACAAAAGATGGCCAGTTTGTCATGATGCATGATGCCAATATCAAAAATTTGACAGGTGTTAATGCTAATCCACAGGATCTAACTTTGAAAGAATTAACCAAACTTGATATTTCAGAAAATGGTTATCATAGCAAGGTGTCTAGTTTTGATGACTATCTCAATAAAGCCAATGAATTACATCAAAAACTTCTTATTGAGATTAAAACCAGTCGAAAAGATAGCCCAGATATGATGAAACGATTTATGGAAAAATATGGAACGGTTCTTAAGCAGAATGGTCATCAAATGCAATCTTTAGACTACCATGTGATTGATCAGGTTTTAGCCTACGATTCTCAAATTCCAGTCTATTTCATCCTACCTTATAATAGTATTTTTCCAAGAACCAAGGCTACAGGTTACACCATGGAGTATTCAACTTTAGATGAAAATTTTGTCAACAAGCTTTGGAATACAGATCAGAAATTGTACGTTTGGACCATCAATAGTTCAGAGTCCTTTGATAAATCAGTTCATTTAGGAGCTGATGGCATGATAACGGATGATTTGGAAATGATTCAAGATCAAGTTACCATTGCCCAAGAAGACCCAGAGTATACTGAATTGCTTTTCAAACAGGCCATGGAATTCTTTAATTTTTAG
- a CDS encoding DHH family phosphoesterase, with protein sequence MEICHQILEKIKEYDTIIIHRHMKPDPDALGSQVGLKALLEYHFPEKTIKAVGYDEPTLTWMAEMDLVEDSVYQGALVIVCDTANTARIDDKRYSQGDFLIKIDHHPNDDVYGDLSWVDTSSSSASEMITLFAQTTQLALSDRAAELLFAGIVGDTGRFLYPSTTARTLRLAAYLREHNFDFAALTRKMDTMSYKIAKLQGYIYDHLEVDENGVARVILSQEVLKQFNVTDAETAAIVGAPGRIDSVSLWGIFVEQADGHYRVRLRSKIHPINEIAKEHDGGGHPLASGANSYSLEENEIIYQKLKNLLKN encoded by the coding sequence ATGGAAATTTGCCATCAAATTTTAGAAAAAATTAAAGAATACGACACCATTATCATTCACCGTCATATGAAACCAGACCCTGATGCCTTGGGAAGTCAAGTGGGCTTGAAAGCCTTGCTAGAATATCATTTCCCTGAAAAAACCATCAAAGCCGTTGGTTATGATGAACCAACTCTTACTTGGATGGCTGAGATGGATCTTGTTGAAGATAGTGTCTACCAAGGGGCACTTGTCATCGTCTGTGATACGGCGAATACTGCTCGAATCGATGATAAGCGCTATAGTCAAGGTGATTTTCTCATTAAGATTGACCACCATCCAAATGATGATGTATACGGTGACTTGTCTTGGGTCGATACTAGTTCAAGTAGCGCTAGTGAGATGATTACCCTATTTGCCCAAACAACTCAACTGGCCTTGTCAGATCGTGCTGCTGAGTTGCTCTTTGCAGGAATTGTTGGTGATACAGGTCGCTTCCTTTATCCTTCTACAACTGCACGGACTCTTCGACTGGCCGCTTATTTGAGAGAACATAACTTTGACTTTGCGGCCCTCACCCGCAAAATGGACACTATGAGTTACAAAATTGCTAAACTGCAAGGCTACATCTACGACCATCTGGAAGTGGATGAAAATGGTGTAGCTCGCGTTATCCTGAGTCAAGAAGTCTTGAAACAATTCAATGTAACCGATGCTGAAACTGCAGCCATTGTCGGTGCACCTGGACGCATTGACAGTGTGAGTCTCTGGGGAATTTTTGTGGAGCAGGCTGACGGCCACTACCGTGTCCGCTTACGCAGTAAAATTCATCCTATCAATGAAATTGCCAAGGAACATGATGGTGGAGGTCACCCTCTAGCAAGCGGTGCTAATTCCTACAGTCTTGAAGAAAACGAAATCATCTACCAAAAGTTAAAAAACTTGCTTAAAAACTGA
- a CDS encoding type B 50S ribosomal protein L31 — protein MKKDIHPEYRPVVFMDTTTGYQFLSGSTKRSNETVEFEGETYPLIRVEISSDSHPFYTGRQKFTQADGRVDRFNKKYGLK, from the coding sequence ATGAAAAAAGATATCCATCCAGAATATCGCCCAGTTGTCTTCATGGACACAACTACTGGTTACCAATTCCTTAGCGGTTCAACAAAACGCTCTAACGAAACAGTTGAGTTCGAAGGCGAAACTTACCCATTGATCCGTGTGGAAATTTCATCAGACTCACACCCATTCTACACTGGACGTCAAAAGTTCACTCAAGCAGATGGACGCGTGGATCGTTTCAACAAAAAATACGGTCTCAAATAA
- a CDS encoding 3'-5' exonuclease, whose translation MERLEEYIAFDLEFNQHEGQTHLIQVSAVRFRDGQEIDAYDSYVHTSVPLKSFINGLTGITAETLKDAPPVEEVIKEFQEFVDSLPMVGYNAAKSDLPILAEHGLDYSQQYKVDLYDEAFERRSSDLHGIANLKLQTVASFLGFQGQSHNSLEDARMTARVYESFLESDQARELLETESSLSNNPFGGLDLSQLFD comes from the coding sequence ATGGAACGATTAGAAGAGTACATTGCTTTTGACTTAGAATTTAATCAGCATGAAGGGCAAACACACCTGATTCAAGTATCGGCAGTGCGTTTTAGAGATGGTCAGGAAATTGATGCTTATGATTCCTATGTTCATACCAGCGTTCCCTTAAAGAGTTTTATCAATGGTTTGACAGGGATTACAGCTGAGACTCTAAAAGATGCTCCACCAGTTGAGGAAGTTATAAAAGAATTTCAAGAGTTTGTAGATTCTTTACCAATGGTGGGGTACAACGCTGCTAAAAGTGATTTGCCTATTTTAGCGGAGCATGGTTTAGACTACAGCCAGCAGTATAAGGTGGACTTGTATGATGAAGCTTTTGAACGTCGGAGTTCGGATTTACACGGTATTGCCAATCTCAAATTGCAAACAGTTGCCTCATTTCTTGGATTTCAAGGTCAGTCTCATAATAGCTTGGAGGATGCTCGTATGACGGCGCGTGTTTACGAGTCCTTCTTAGAGTCAGATCAAGCTAGAGAATTGTTAGAGACGGAAAGTAGCCTATCAAACAATCCTTTTGGAGGCTTGGACTTGTCTCAATTATTTGACTAG